The Leptospira koniambonensis sequence CTACCAATCCCTGTCCTTGCGGATATTACCAAACCTTAATAAGAGAATGTAACTGCAGCATTGCAAGCATTCGAAATTACCAATCTCCTTTTAACGGGCCTTTCTTAGATAGGATCGAAATATTCTATCATATGGGTTTTTCGAGAAATACGGATGGAGAAAAAATTTCTATAAATCTAAAATCCATCCAAGATTCTATCCAATCCGCAGCAGATATGCAGTATCGAAGATTATTTAAAGAAACAGGAAAACTATACAACGGAAGATTAAGAGGAGAAGAAGTAGAAAGAATGATCCCTCTTTCTAAGGAATGTGAAACATATTTTTGGAAGGCTGCTAATGATCAAAAGTTCAGCATTCGTAAGGTGGCTCATTTTAGAAAGGTAGCGAGAACGATTGCAGATTTGGAAGGTTTGGAGGATGTGCTTTTGAGAAATTTGGAGGAGGCCCTTGTTTTCCTGAATTCCGGATGGTCTCCGGAAAACAGGGCCGTAACCTAATTTGTTCTTTCGACGGTTTTATTTTTGTGGTTACTTTGACAGGAAATGCGAGAGTTCCATAGCGATCTTATCGATTGCGAAATCAATGTAGTTTTCGTCCTCGATCTTCTTCTTATAGTCCTCGAATTTCCGCTTCTTGATTGGAACTCCTCGTTTTCTCAGAATCACTGGGTCTGGCCCGAACGGATCGGACCCGGCCAAGTTGCCGAGAATTTGGATGCTTTTCATAGTTACTTCCTTGTAACGATTTAAGGTCCTCATCCTTGAGAACCCGCAGACAATTCGAAAATCGACTCGTTTTTCAAATCGCTTAACGATTGTTTTAGAATAGATTAAGATAATATTTCAGTTCCCTTTTTTCAGTTATTAAAGCCAGGGAGAAGGAGACAAAATGATCTCTAAAGGAAACGTTTCTGCTCAAATAATACTGAGCTGCCGTCTTCATCCTGCGGATCTTGACTTTCGTGAATATTTCTAAGGGGTGAAGCGGAGAAGTTTTGGCCCAGTACTTCACTTCCGTAAAATAAAGGACGTTTTCTTTCTCACTGATTATGTCGATTTCTCCCTTTTGGATCCGGAAGTTTCTTTCTAAGATCTTATGACCTTGCTCACAAAGAAGCTCTACCGCAATATTTTCTCCTTCTTTTCCTTTTAGAATATTTCGTTTAGATCCAGGTCTCATATAGAAGACCTGTTTCGAAAAAGAAGAATGGGGAGAATATTTCGGACTTAAATTAAGAAATCCGAAAAAATTTTAAGAGTTTACAGTAGCTTCTTGTAGATCGAGAGCCTTGACGATGAATAAATGATTTTCTTTTACCAGATCCACTAGTACCAAGTTTCTCACAAAAGTCCCATATTCGTCTTTTATAATACGAATAGAAGGTCTTAAAGGTTTATCCGCATTTGCAGCGAGAACGATCCCCACTCTTTTATCTGAAAGTTCCACACAAGAACCTACAGGATACAAGGAAACTTGGTTTAAGAAAGTTCTTACTATCTTTAGGTCGAACTTACCCACATCCATACTGATCATGGATTTGATTGCTTCGTGAGGAAGAACTCTTTGTCTATGAGGTCTGTTTGTAATTAATGCAGAAAAATTATCTGCGATTGCGTAAATACGAGCATTCTCTTCGATTGCAGTTGCTGCGATCTTCTGAGGATAACCCTTTCCATCAAAACGTTCATGGTGTTGTAAAGCTACAACCGCCAAACTATTCTTAATTTTGACTCTTTGGGTCAAAACCTGATAGCCTATGATCGTGTGCTTTAGGATAGATTTGTATTCTTCGTCGGTGAGTTGGTCCGTTTTTTCGGAAATGGTTGCAGGAACCTTTGTCATCCCCACATCTGCAACTAAACAGGAGATCGCAAGATCTACCATTTTAGGACGCGAGAAGTCCAAAAGTTTTCCAATGATCAAAGCATAGAATGTAGAAGTAGTGATCTGATTATATAGATAATACCCTGGGTTATTCATTCCAAGGATCAGATAAGAAAGATTATTGTGAGTTCTTACAAAGTCAGAGAGCGCCTCTCCTTGCTCTCTCACCGGGCCAAAATCAAATATCTTATCATCCGCAACTTTTCTATAAACGTCTTGTACGAGTGCGAAAGTATTTTTGTATAGATTGGAAAATTGTACCTTAATACGGTTCAGGTTATCGTAGATCCCCTTCAGAGGAAGTAGGTCCTCATCCACGATTGTAGAGATGATAAAATCCTCTAATTGAGTTTCCAATCTTTCAGGATCCACATCTATAACTAAGATATCTCCGTGGGTTAATACCTCGGTGATACCGAATCTTTTCAAACGTTCCAGATCCGAATCAGTGATTGGAGTATTGGAAGTGATGAACAGATTTTCTTTGTCCAGATATACGGGCTTTGTAAATCTCATACCCGGCTTCAATTCGGACACGTTCAATTTTTTCATTTTTCAAATTCCCTTGTTGCTTCCGCTTTTTGGCTGAGTACGAAAGCAAAAACACCCGCAACCGCTCTGTATAAATTTTCCGGAATTTCTTGTCCTACCGGTATCGGAGAAAGTGCCTCGGCCAAAGGAGCATCCTCCACTATAGGAACTCCGTGTCTCTTAGCCACACCCTTGATCTTTTCACCTAATAGACCTTCTCCCTTAGCTAGGATTTTGGGGCCTTTATTCTCGTCCGGTGTAAACTTTAGGGCGATTCCGAATTTCACGCAGTCCATTCCCTTCTCTGTAAAGAGGGCTTATATTGTATCCTGAGTTCCTGGAATCTAACTCCCGATTCTTCCAAGAACTGCATAAATTTTTTACGATTCCGACCTATATGCAAGTACAATTTAGAACTAGTATAAATAGCAGTTAGAATCAGGTCCGATGCATCTTCTTTTTTCCAGTGGAATCTGTACAGACTCGGACCGTCCTCTTTGGTCTCCATAAAAAGCACAAATATACGACCCGGATCGGTTCCACCCAAATACCCTTCTGCATTTCCACCTTCCCATTCCCACTCGAAATAGGGAGTCTCCGATTTCCATTCGAAATGAGGAAAATAGCTTTTGAGGAAGGCCAAAATACTATCTTCGGAAATGGGGCCTTCTTCTTTATGTAGTACCTTCTCTAAAACTCCTGTGAGTCCTTTTTCCAGGGGAGAAAATATTTTGGATTCGTCCTCTTCTAACGTTAGTTTTCTTTCCTGAATTTTCCATTCAGAGTTATTACCGTTTAAAGTTCGGGATAAAAGCAATTGTTCTCCGGTGAGAAGACTTGTTTTAGTTTCGGCTTCTAATGTTTCTCCTTTCCAGAGAAGTATTGCCTTTCCGTCTTTTGTACCTTCTTTCACCCAGACCCTGAAAAAAGGAGCCTCTTTGGATTCACCATCAAATAATTCAGGATTTTGGAGTTTGGTAGAAGATCCGACTAAGAATGAAATTTGATGAGATTCAGGGACTCTATCCGTTTTTCGGACCTGAGGATTTTGGTTTTTATCAATCGGATTGGGAGGAGGGATCGGAAGCATGGAATTTTTTAGTAAAAGATCTTCTGTGGATTCTTGCTAGTCCCAGATTCCGGATTGCTTCTTCATGTCCCGCGCTTCCGTATCCTTTATGCCCTTCGAATCCATAACCAGGAAACTTAGGAGCAATCGCTTTCATAAAACGATCTCGTTTTACTTTTGCGATAATGGATGCGGCCGCGATACTTGCGATCCTGGAATCCCCTTTTTTATAATAGTAAGACTGGCGTTTTACCTCTTCCGATTCCTTGTATTTGGAAAAATTATAGTTTCCGTCTATTAAGAGCAGAAGTTTTCTTCCGTTACTTTCTATCGGAGCTTGGGAGGCCTTTCTATAACATTTCAGTATACCTTCTAATACTGCTCTGTTGATCCCGTAACGATCTATATAGGTATGGGATAAGAATGCGTGGGCGACTCTGTGGGCAGTTTCCTGTATTTCTTGAAACAAAGATTCACGTTTTGATTCAGATAGTTTTTTGGAATCGTTCAGCCCTTTTAAGATCTGACCCGCATAGATCCTTTCTAAAACTTCTGGTGTGAAGGAAACAAATCCTACAGATAAAGGACCTGCATAAGGACCTCTTCCTGCTTCGTCTATCCCGCAAGGAAGATGATCAGGAAAAAATTTTAATTCTTCCGGTTCAAAATTTGCAAGAGGCATTTGATTTTAAGGGAGAAGGTAAAAGGAGAAGTTAAGAAGGAAGGAATGAAAGTTGCGGCAGATCCGCCGCAACTAAAGAAGGTTCTTATTCTGCGGCAGTAGTTTCCGCAGTCGCAGCAGAAGCTTTTGCTTCTTCTGCAGTTTGGCGTTTTCTATCTTCTGCTACTAAGATTTTTCCGCCTTTCAACTCGCGAATACGAGCAGATTTTCCGGAACGTTCTCTTAAGAAGAATAGTTTAGAACGACGAACCTTACCTTTACGGACTAGTTCAATTTTAGCAATACGAGGAGAATATAGCGGGAATACTCTCTCAACACCTACATCGTAAGAGATCCTACGAACAGTAAAAGATTTTCCGTTTCCGCCGTTAGAGATGGAGATCACAACTCCTTCGTAAACCTGGACCCTTTCCTTACCGGACTCTTGGATTTTATAATGGACCTTTACAGTATCCCCAACATTGAAGTTTAGGGTACGATTTGCTTCTGTAGGAAGTCCGCCTTTTAAAAGTTCTTTCATAAATTCCTCGTAATATCAGGGTCGACTTTCTTTCGATTGGCGTTGCGCCAAGATTCGATCGCCGCGTGGTTTCCGCCCAAGAGAGTTTCAGGAACCTTCCAGCCATTGTACTCGGAAGGTTTCGTATATTGTGGATATTCTAAAACATCCCGTTCGTTATGAGATTCTTCTTCCAGGCTCTCTCGGTCGCCTAAAAAGCCGGGCAAAAGCCTGGACACAGCATCCGTAATACAGAGGCTAGCCAAATCTCCGGCTGAAATTACATAATTTCCAAGGGACAGTTCTATGTCAACAAGATGCTCTGTTACCCTGTGATCCACTCCTTCATAATATCCTGATATAAGAGTGATTGGTTTTTCGAGCTTGGAAAGTTTCTCCGCAACGTTCTGATCGAATGGAATTCCGGATGGAGTTGTAAGAATTACAAGTCCTCTATCTTCTCCCAGTGACTTTAATGCTAGGTCTATAGGCTCTACTTTTAAAAGCATTCCAGGACCTCCACCATAAGGTGTATCGTCTACCTTTAGATGTTTATTATTGGAGAAGTCTCTAAGATGTATTATATTAACGGAGAACACTCCCTTTTGGATGGCCTTCTCCTGTAGTCCTTCTGAAAAGTAAGCCTCTACTTTTGTGGGGAATAAGGTAATAAAATTAAATTTCATTCCAATCCTCAGGACTTATTAAAACGATCTTACCTTCTTCTAAGAGTACTTTTCCTACATGTTTTTTCACATATGGAACTAAAACCTCAGAATCTTCTGTTTGAAAGACTAGAATAGAATGTGCAGGATTTTCTAAAATGTCTACCAATTCCCAACCAAGTTCTTTCCCATCTTCAGAGATAGCTTTTAAGCCTTTTAACTCGAATAGATAATATTCTTCGTTTTTGGATTTTGGAAAATGAGAACGATCGATATACAGTTTGCCACCAGTTAAGGAAGAAGCTTCTTCCGGAGAATTAATACCTTCTAACTGTAAAAGTATCTTTCCCGACTGTATCGAGGATTTAAGGATTTTAATGGGAACAGGTTGTCTAGAAGGAAATTCTAATACGGCCTGGAGGGGAAATTTAAGTTCCGGGACAGAACTATCCTCTGCAACCAATCGGATAAAACCCTTCAGTCCGAAGGGCTTTCCTAAATGTCCAGTTAGGATTCGAGTCTCAGTCAATAATTTCTAAGGAGAAATTTCTTCCGGCTTTGATGGAGGCTGCGGTTAAGATCGCTCTTAAGGACTTGGCGATCCTACCATTTTTGCCGATCACTTTCCCCACATCCTTCGGGGAAACCCGGAGTTCTAGGACGGTTTGTTCGTCGCCCTCGATTTCACGTACTGAAATCTCCTCCGGATGATCTACTAGAGAAGTAACGATATAGCGGATAAGCTCTTCCATTACTTCTTCAGAGATTGTTTGTATTCCGCCCAGATGCCCTCATGTTTAATGAGGTTCAGAACGGTTCCGGTAGGTTGAGCACCTTTAGTGAGCCAGCCTAAAATTTTCTCTTTATCCAGAACGGTTCCACTTTTCACTTCTGCTGGGTGATAGTGTCCAAGGATATCGATAAATTTACCGTCTCTAGGGGAACGGCTATCTGCAGCCACTACCCGGTAGTGAGGGTTGTTTTTGGCTCCGGTTCTTTGTAGTCTGATCTTAACCAAAGTAAAATTCCTTCGAATAAATAAGGATGGCTCACCGTATGGTTCGCCCTAATACGCCATAATTTCCCGGAAAGCGGGGCTGTCAATATTTAATAAAAGACTTACTTTGTTAGGCCTTTTAAACGAATACCATTCTCGCTCGGGTCTCCGGATTTGAATAAACCGGCACCCACCACGCAGATATCCACGCCAGCTTGAGAGAGTTCTTTGATATTTGTATCATTGACTCCTCCATCTACTTCCAGTTCGATCGGGTAATTAGAAATGAGTGACTTGACCTTTCTGATCTTATCCATTCCACCATCTACGAATTTCTGTCCGTAAAATCCTGGTTCCACAGTCATTATGAGTACTAGATCAATATAAGGTAGAAGAGTTTCTAATGCAGAAACCGGAGTACCCGGATTGAGAGAAACTCCCACTTTCGGTCCATTCTTCTTTATTTCCTGAG is a genomic window containing:
- a CDS encoding YraN family protein, with translation MRPGSKRNILKGKEGENIAVELLCEQGHKILERNFRIQKGEIDIISEKENVLYFTEVKYWAKTSPLHPLEIFTKVKIRRMKTAAQYYLSRNVSFRDHFVSFSLALITEKRELKYYLNLF
- a CDS encoding HD-GYP domain-containing protein, which produces MKKLNVSELKPGMRFTKPVYLDKENLFITSNTPITDSDLERLKRFGITEVLTHGDILVIDVDPERLETQLEDFIISTIVDEDLLPLKGIYDNLNRIKVQFSNLYKNTFALVQDVYRKVADDKIFDFGPVREQGEALSDFVRTHNNLSYLILGMNNPGYYLYNQITTSTFYALIIGKLLDFSRPKMVDLAISCLVADVGMTKVPATISEKTDQLTDEEYKSILKHTIIGYQVLTQRVKIKNSLAVVALQHHERFDGKGYPQKIAATAIEENARIYAIADNFSALITNRPHRQRVLPHEAIKSMISMDVGKFDLKIVRTFLNQVSLYPVGSCVELSDKRVGIVLAANADKPLRPSIRIIKDEYGTFVRNLVLVDLVKENHLFIVKALDLQEATVNS
- a CDS encoding EscU/YscU/HrcU family type III secretion system export apparatus switch protein, with the protein product MDCVKFGIALKFTPDENKGPKILAKGEGLLGEKIKGVAKRHGVPIVEDAPLAEALSPIPVGQEIPENLYRAVAGVFAFVLSQKAEATREFEK
- a CDS encoding ribonuclease HII, with product MPLANFEPEELKFFPDHLPCGIDEAGRGPYAGPLSVGFVSFTPEVLERIYAGQILKGLNDSKKLSESKRESLFQEIQETAHRVAHAFLSHTYIDRYGINRAVLEGILKCYRKASQAPIESNGRKLLLLIDGNYNFSKYKESEEVKRQSYYYKKGDSRIASIAAASIIAKVKRDRFMKAIAPKFPGYGFEGHKGYGSAGHEEAIRNLGLARIHRRSFTKKFHASDPSSQSD
- the rplS gene encoding 50S ribosomal protein L19, which translates into the protein MKELLKGGLPTEANRTLNFNVGDTVKVHYKIQESGKERVQVYEGVVISISNGGNGKSFTVRRISYDVGVERVFPLYSPRIAKIELVRKGKVRRSKLFFLRERSGKSARIRELKGGKILVAEDRKRQTAEEAKASAATAETTAAE
- the trmD gene encoding tRNA (guanosine(37)-N1)-methyltransferase TrmD; translated protein: MKFNFITLFPTKVEAYFSEGLQEKAIQKGVFSVNIIHLRDFSNNKHLKVDDTPYGGGPGMLLKVEPIDLALKSLGEDRGLVILTTPSGIPFDQNVAEKLSKLEKPITLISGYYEGVDHRVTEHLVDIELSLGNYVISAGDLASLCITDAVSRLLPGFLGDRESLEEESHNERDVLEYPQYTKPSEYNGWKVPETLLGGNHAAIESWRNANRKKVDPDITRNL
- the rimM gene encoding ribosome maturation factor RimM (Essential for efficient processing of 16S rRNA), with amino-acid sequence MTETRILTGHLGKPFGLKGFIRLVAEDSSVPELKFPLQAVLEFPSRQPVPIKILKSSIQSGKILLQLEGINSPEEASSLTGGKLYIDRSHFPKSKNEEYYLFELKGLKAISEDGKELGWELVDILENPAHSILVFQTEDSEVLVPYVKKHVGKVLLEEGKIVLISPEDWNEI
- a CDS encoding KH domain-containing protein codes for the protein MEELIRYIVTSLVDHPEEISVREIEGDEQTVLELRVSPKDVGKVIGKNGRIAKSLRAILTAASIKAGRNFSLEIID
- the rpsP gene encoding 30S ribosomal protein S16, whose protein sequence is MVKIRLQRTGAKNNPHYRVVAADSRSPRDGKFIDILGHYHPAEVKSGTVLDKEKILGWLTKGAQPTGTVLNLIKHEGIWAEYKQSLKK
- the rpe gene encoding ribulose-phosphate 3-epimerase: MKISASILATQLTALANTVPNFKKEGIDLVHMDVMDGNFVPQISFGEAVNKEIKAMTQIPLDVHLMVEKPENHVPKYYELNPYCITFHAETTRFPIRLAQEIKKNGPKVGVSLNPGTPVSALETLLPYIDLVLIMTVEPGFYGQKFVDGGMDKIRKVKSLISNYPIELEVDGGVNDTNIKELSQAGVDICVVGAGLFKSGDPSENGIRLKGLTK